A DNA window from Acidobacteriota bacterium contains the following coding sequences:
- a CDS encoding DUF1778 domain-containing protein: MTKRAKEKIEEGALVSHQTLTDFVVSSLLRASDEALKHHQAIRLTNRDRDLFLAALDADERPNPALRKAAQKFKRSSS; this comes from the coding sequence ATGACAAAGCGGGCTAAAGAAAAGATCGAGGAGGGCGCGTTGGTTTCCCACCAGACACTCACGGATTTCGTCGTTAGCAGTCTGCTGCGCGCCTCGGACGAAGCGCTGAAGCACCATCAAGCGATCAGGCTGACCAATCGCGATCGAGACCTCTTCCTAGCGGCGCTTGATGCGGACGAGCGGCCAAACCCCGCATTGCGTAAGGCAGCCCAAAAGTTCAAGCGCAGTTCCTCGTGA
- a CDS encoding patatin-like phospholipase family protein: MNAQDNSQLASLAVSLSGGGHRAAIFTLGALMYLVDAQANARVTSIASVSGGSLTNGFVGQALDFTSADGLTFRQRVASPLATQIAKSGTLFAPLLTKLYLALLVVVAVLVFATFAVVPGPWYVRLLAFVLGLTVWGWLFGKRGFVCARAFRTTLFSPAGSATPLSELKKKNLDHVICATDLRAAQQMFFAGGFVYSFMFGHGEPANLALARAVQASASLPGAFPPANLPTKQHSFTGASSPADGGPPEPPGEMVLMDGGVYDNMGDEWARGFNARLKLWPELGKGREAPKQLVVVNASARVPWNPIRLRRIPLVSELAALVRVIGVMYINTTNVRRQVIVASNNPAEPAKASALPGVLVQISQSPFRVANAFARGTAPVSERARAVLALLRNEPDSEKKWAQIAKDNSAVATNLSKLGIDVSGRLMYQGYVVTMCNLHILFGAEFPLRPSELAIERFRELIS; this comes from the coding sequence ATGAATGCTCAAGACAATTCACAACTCGCAAGTCTGGCGGTCAGTCTGTCAGGCGGGGGGCACCGAGCTGCCATCTTCACGCTTGGCGCGCTTATGTATCTCGTAGATGCGCAAGCCAACGCGCGCGTGACCTCCATCGCGTCGGTGTCGGGAGGGTCTCTGACTAACGGGTTCGTGGGCCAGGCGCTCGATTTCACGAGCGCAGACGGCCTCACTTTCCGTCAGCGTGTGGCGAGCCCGCTCGCCACGCAGATCGCGAAGTCAGGAACACTGTTCGCGCCCCTTCTCACCAAACTCTATCTGGCGCTTCTCGTCGTTGTCGCGGTACTCGTTTTCGCGACGTTCGCAGTCGTGCCCGGCCCCTGGTACGTGAGGTTGCTCGCGTTTGTCCTCGGGCTGACGGTTTGGGGTTGGCTGTTCGGCAAGCGAGGTTTCGTGTGTGCTCGCGCGTTCAGGACAACGCTGTTTTCACCTGCCGGAAGCGCAACGCCGCTCAGCGAGTTGAAAAAGAAGAACCTCGACCACGTGATTTGCGCGACAGATCTTCGCGCGGCCCAACAGATGTTCTTCGCCGGCGGCTTTGTCTATAGCTTCATGTTCGGCCACGGGGAACCGGCCAATTTGGCGCTGGCGCGTGCGGTACAGGCATCGGCTTCTTTGCCGGGCGCTTTCCCGCCAGCGAATCTCCCAACCAAACAACACTCCTTCACCGGCGCATCGTCACCGGCTGACGGTGGGCCTCCGGAACCGCCCGGCGAGATGGTGCTGATGGATGGGGGTGTGTACGACAACATGGGAGATGAGTGGGCGCGGGGCTTCAACGCGCGCCTCAAGCTCTGGCCAGAGCTTGGAAAGGGACGCGAGGCGCCAAAGCAACTCGTTGTTGTCAACGCGTCGGCGCGGGTCCCGTGGAACCCGATTCGGCTGAGGCGCATTCCACTCGTCAGCGAGCTAGCGGCGCTTGTCCGAGTGATTGGCGTTATGTACATCAACACGACCAACGTTCGCAGACAGGTGATTGTGGCCAGCAACAATCCCGCCGAGCCGGCCAAGGCATCCGCGCTTCCAGGTGTACTGGTTCAGATCTCGCAGAGTCCGTTTCGCGTGGCTAATGCGTTCGCTCGTGGCACAGCCCCGGTTTCCGAGCGCGCAAGGGCCGTGCTCGCGCTATTGAGGAATGAGCCGGACAGCGAAAAGAAGTGGGCGCAGATCGCGAAAGACAACTCAGCCGTGGCCACGAACCTCAGTAAGCTGGGAATCGATGTTTCTGGACGACTGATGTACCAGGGCTACGTGGTAACGATGTGCAACCTGCATATCCTGTTCGGCGCTGAGTTTCCGCTGCGGCCGTCGGAACTGGCAATCGAGCGATTCCGCGAGTTGATATCGTAA
- a CDS encoding SpoIIE family protein phosphatase: protein MSALNPTAPRTLIADDQPDVLEALRLLLKGEGYQTEGVSTPNDVIEALKSHDFDLLLMDLNYARDTTSGQEGLDLLSRVQAVDSTLPIVVMTAWGSVELAVEAMRRGVRDFVLKPWENNRLLSILRTQIEMGHVLRQTQRLKKEQERELVEARSIQRRLLPDEIQQIEGCSISAAWRPARSVSGDYYDVLKFGDSKAALCIADVSGKGMPAALLMSNVQAAVHAFASETVSPSELCARVNRIVSTSIGEDKFITFFYCMVDAEQKKLVYTNAGHNPALLVRQDGSLLRLEGGGAVLGPFPNWSYKHDEIELKAGDRLLLFTDGVTELRSPSAQEFGEERLIELLTQGRKLDAKTLRDRIVQALVSFSGGDFQDDATLLVLCA from the coding sequence ATGTCAGCTCTAAATCCTACCGCTCCACGAACTCTGATCGCCGACGATCAGCCCGATGTTTTAGAAGCCTTGCGACTGCTGCTCAAAGGCGAAGGCTATCAGACCGAAGGGGTGTCCACCCCGAACGATGTCATCGAAGCGTTGAAGTCTCACGATTTCGATCTGCTGTTGATGGACCTCAACTATGCGCGCGACACGACCTCCGGTCAGGAAGGTCTCGATCTGTTGTCGCGAGTTCAAGCCGTGGACAGCACGCTGCCGATCGTCGTAATGACCGCCTGGGGAAGCGTCGAGCTCGCGGTCGAAGCGATGCGCCGCGGCGTGCGCGACTTCGTGCTTAAGCCGTGGGAGAACAACCGGCTTCTTTCGATCCTCCGTACCCAGATCGAGATGGGTCACGTGCTGCGCCAGACGCAGCGGCTCAAAAAAGAACAGGAGCGCGAGCTTGTCGAAGCGCGAAGCATTCAACGGCGACTGCTGCCCGATGAGATTCAGCAGATCGAGGGGTGCAGCATCTCCGCCGCGTGGCGGCCGGCTCGATCGGTAAGCGGCGATTACTACGACGTGTTGAAGTTCGGCGATAGCAAAGCGGCGCTGTGTATCGCGGACGTTTCAGGAAAGGGGATGCCCGCAGCGTTGCTGATGTCCAACGTGCAAGCCGCCGTTCATGCTTTCGCGTCGGAAACAGTTTCGCCCTCCGAGTTATGCGCAAGAGTGAATCGCATCGTTTCCACCAGCATTGGCGAAGACAAATTCATCACATTCTTCTACTGCATGGTTGATGCAGAACAGAAGAAGCTCGTGTACACGAATGCCGGTCACAACCCGGCTTTGCTCGTGCGGCAGGACGGCTCTCTGCTTCGGCTCGAGGGCGGAGGCGCGGTGCTGGGTCCGTTTCCGAATTGGAGCTATAAACACGACGAGATCGAGCTAAAAGCGGGTGACCGGTTATTGCTGTTCACCGATGGCGTCACCGAACTCAGAAGCCCCTCGGCGCAGGAGTTCGGTGAGGAGCGGCTGATCGAACTGCTTACTCAAGGTAGAAAGCTTGACGCCAAGACGTTGCGAGATCGAATTGTGCAAGCCTTGGTCAGCTTCAGTGGCGGAGACTTTCAGGACGACGCAACGCTGCTGGTATTGTGCGCATGA
- a CDS encoding ABC transporter permease encodes MHTLFQDLRFGARMLAKKPGFTLIAVLTLALGIGANTAIFSVVNAVLLKPLPVTKPEELVTLYTSDFSGPLYGGSSYPDYLDFRERAEVMEGLIAYWGQSVILGTAGQSEEPLKAEIVTGNYFTVLGVKPVSGRAFLPEEDRTPGSHPVVLLSHGCWQRRFGCDPNLIGKPILLNNLSYTVIGIAPPVFTGVTRGVPTDIWLPMAMTPRILPGDDMLDNRGSRSMWLIGRLKSGVSLAQARAHFSTLVQQQRAEYPQDWTNLQGEARVITLLPESQSRIPPLARAAALGVTGLVLAVVGLVLAVACANLASMLLARATTRRKEIAVRLALGATRRQLIQQLMIESLLLAGLGGALGLLIAWWSTDFISSFLPPLGLNLSPDAAVLLFTLVVSLSTGLAFGLAPALQATKLDLVSALKDEGNTIRYRRSRLRSGLVVTQVAISVLLLIGAGLFLRSLMNADATDPGFNPKNLLLLTVEVRDTQKANGIELYRQMIERLRALPSVRAVSLVDQPGLDFDGYRRSVTFEGYQRHPGEDMEIFSNVAGPRYFQMMETPLLRGRDFSEQDGAGAPGVVIVNESLVRRYFPGQEALGKRLSLAGAEGPFLEIIGIARDGKYISLFEEPRPFFSLPFLQHYQESSTLLVRTENDPRPLLETARRELLALDRNLRIVNTNTMTEHLGFALMPLRIASIAAAILGILAMLLASLGVYGVVAYFVGLQTREIGVRLALGARRGDILKFVFRQGLSITLTGIALGLLASLALTRLLSSFLYGVSAMDLLTFVGVATLLAIVSLLACYVPARRASKMDPMIALRFE; translated from the coding sequence ATGCACACTCTATTTCAAGACCTGCGCTTCGGCGCGCGAATGTTGGCGAAGAAACCGGGCTTCACGTTGATTGCCGTACTCACGCTGGCACTGGGCATTGGCGCGAATACGGCGATCTTCAGCGTCGTCAATGCTGTGTTGTTGAAGCCGTTGCCGGTGACCAAGCCTGAAGAACTCGTCACGCTTTATACCAGCGATTTCAGCGGCCCGTTGTATGGTGGATCTTCTTACCCCGATTACCTGGATTTTCGTGAGCGAGCCGAAGTAATGGAAGGGCTGATTGCTTATTGGGGCCAGTCCGTGATTCTAGGTACTGCTGGCCAGTCCGAAGAACCTCTCAAGGCAGAGATCGTCACCGGGAATTACTTTACGGTATTGGGCGTAAAACCAGTAAGCGGGCGGGCGTTCCTGCCCGAAGAAGACCGCACGCCGGGTTCGCATCCGGTTGTACTGTTGAGTCATGGTTGTTGGCAGCGCCGCTTCGGCTGCGATCCCAACCTGATAGGAAAGCCAATCCTGCTCAACAACCTGAGTTATACGGTGATCGGCATTGCGCCGCCCGTCTTCACCGGTGTCACGCGCGGTGTCCCAACGGATATCTGGTTGCCGATGGCGATGACTCCACGCATTCTCCCCGGTGACGATATGCTCGACAACCGAGGTTCGCGCTCAATGTGGTTGATTGGGCGCCTCAAATCCGGCGTCAGTCTCGCCCAGGCCCGGGCGCATTTTTCCACCCTCGTGCAACAGCAACGCGCGGAATATCCTCAAGACTGGACAAACCTGCAAGGCGAAGCCCGCGTCATTACACTATTACCTGAAAGTCAATCACGTATTCCTCCCCTTGCGCGCGCTGCCGCGCTGGGCGTCACTGGACTGGTGCTGGCGGTGGTTGGGCTGGTGCTGGCGGTCGCTTGTGCCAATCTCGCAAGTATGTTGCTGGCGCGCGCGACGACACGCCGCAAAGAGATTGCCGTACGGCTGGCGTTAGGCGCGACGCGGCGGCAACTGATCCAGCAACTAATGATCGAAAGTTTGTTATTAGCAGGATTAGGCGGCGCGCTCGGCTTGCTCATCGCTTGGTGGTCGACGGATTTCATCAGCAGTTTTTTGCCTCCGTTGGGCTTGAATCTCAGTCCCGACGCCGCAGTGCTGCTTTTCACGCTCGTTGTTTCCCTCAGCACGGGCTTGGCTTTCGGTCTAGCTCCGGCGCTGCAAGCCACCAAACTTGATCTCGTGAGCGCGCTCAAGGACGAGGGCAACACAATCAGGTATCGCCGCTCGCGTTTGCGTAGCGGACTGGTGGTTACACAGGTAGCCATTTCGGTGTTACTGCTGATTGGAGCCGGTTTGTTTCTACGCAGTCTGATGAATGCTGACGCCACTGACCCGGGGTTCAATCCGAAAAACCTGCTGCTCTTGACGGTGGAGGTCAGGGATACCCAGAAGGCCAATGGCATCGAACTGTACCGGCAGATGATCGAGCGCTTGCGAGCGCTGCCCAGCGTGCGCGCCGTCAGTCTGGTGGATCAACCGGGGCTAGATTTTGACGGGTATCGGCGCAGTGTGACTTTTGAAGGGTACCAACGCCATCCTGGTGAGGATATGGAGATCTTTTCCAACGTGGCCGGCCCGCGCTATTTTCAAATGATGGAAACACCTTTGCTGCGCGGGCGTGATTTTAGTGAACAGGATGGGGCAGGTGCGCCGGGTGTCGTTATCGTAAATGAATCGCTGGTGCGCCGTTACTTCCCCGGCCAGGAAGCACTGGGCAAAAGGCTTAGTCTCGCCGGCGCGGAAGGACCGTTTCTGGAAATCATCGGCATTGCGCGCGACGGCAAATACATTTCGCTTTTTGAAGAACCTCGCCCCTTTTTCTCGCTGCCCTTCCTGCAACATTACCAGGAATCAAGCACGCTGTTGGTACGCACTGAGAATGACCCGCGACCCTTGCTTGAAACCGCGCGTCGGGAACTGCTTGCGCTTGATCGCAACCTGCGGATCGTCAATACAAACACTATGACAGAACATCTCGGCTTTGCGCTGATGCCACTGCGCATTGCCAGCATTGCGGCGGCTATTCTCGGAATACTGGCCATGCTGCTCGCCAGCCTCGGCGTCTATGGCGTAGTCGCTTATTTCGTCGGATTGCAAACCCGCGAAATCGGCGTCCGTCTGGCGCTGGGCGCACGCCGCGGCGACATTCTGAAGTTTGTATTCCGCCAAGGATTGAGTATTACGTTGACCGGCATTGCGCTGGGTCTGCTGGCAAGTTTGGCGCTTACCCGTTTGCTATCAAGCTTCCTGTATGGCGTAAGCGCGATGGATCTCTTGACCTTCGTTGGGGTAGCAACGTTGCTGGCAATCGTGTCGCTCCTAGCTTGTTACGTACCGGCACGACGGGCATCGAAGATGGATCCGATGATTGCGCTGCGATTTGAATGA
- a CDS encoding ABC transporter permease produces METLLKDIRYGVRTLFKNRGFTAVAVLALALGIGANTAIFSVVNAVLLRPLPFAQSDRLVMVWEKRLQLGRVRNVVSPPDFNDWRAQNQVFEDMAAFSGQGFNLGASTEPERIEGAGVSPSVFSILRARPRMGRVFEADEDKPGSNPVVIISSALWRRSFASDPDIVGKTIKLNEKAHTVVGVMPADFVFPNRVSEIWVPLVLSPDDAGNRGGHNLRVVARLKPGVSLHQAQTEMDSIAAQLEQQYQVNTGHGANVFSLYEETVAGARPALLVLLGAVAFVLLIACANVANLLFARSAARQKEIAIRTALGARRSRIIRQLLTESVLLAITGGIIGVLLALWGLDLLLAIGESSIPRVKEIKLDGWVLGFSMLISIATGLIFGLVPALQASKPDLNEALKEGSRGASGSIRHNRTRSLFVIAEVAICLVLLIGAGLMIKSFARLLDVTPGFNPENVLSMNLALSGSRYKEGPQVASFYQRALERLSSLPGVQSAGATTGLPMAGGFGSRYFRIEGRPPQPAGQGFNANVNLATPGYFQTMNIPFIEGRDFDDRDVMKAPETVIINQDMARRYWPDEDPIGKRLAVGDGPWRTVIGVVGDVKQAGLDIETRPEMFWPYYQLPISFATFVVRTSGDPEAMTSAVRGAMQEIDSDLPLYDIKTVNEVISESVAPRRLNMLLLGVFAGLALVLAAVGLYGVISYSVSQRTREIGIRMALGASHKSVLRLVVGQGMMLALIGVAIGVIASFFLTKFMATLLFGVSATDPLTFVAISVLLIGVSIVASLVPARRAMKVDPMVALRYE; encoded by the coding sequence ATGGAAACTCTACTGAAGGACATTCGCTACGGCGTTCGCACTCTCTTCAAGAATCGCGGCTTTACTGCCGTCGCAGTGCTCGCGCTCGCTTTAGGCATAGGGGCCAACACTGCGATCTTCAGCGTGGTTAACGCCGTGTTGCTACGGCCGCTTCCATTTGCGCAGTCGGATCGACTCGTGATGGTTTGGGAGAAACGGCTGCAGTTGGGTCGAGTGCGCAACGTCGTCTCGCCGCCGGATTTCAACGACTGGCGCGCGCAGAATCAAGTCTTCGAAGATATGGCCGCTTTCTCCGGTCAAGGCTTCAACCTCGGCGCCAGCACCGAGCCCGAACGGATTGAAGGCGCGGGCGTATCGCCAAGCGTCTTCTCGATACTTCGCGCCCGGCCGCGCATGGGGCGCGTCTTCGAAGCTGACGAAGACAAGCCCGGCAGCAATCCGGTCGTGATCATCAGCAGCGCGCTGTGGCGCCGAAGCTTCGCGTCTGATCCTGACATCGTCGGCAAGACAATCAAGCTGAACGAGAAGGCTCACACAGTCGTCGGGGTGATGCCGGCCGACTTTGTTTTTCCAAACAGGGTGTCAGAGATATGGGTTCCGCTTGTCCTTTCTCCTGATGACGCCGGCAATCGCGGCGGACACAATCTGAGGGTCGTCGCCCGCTTGAAGCCGGGGGTGAGCTTGCATCAGGCGCAAACGGAAATGGATTCGATCGCGGCTCAGCTCGAGCAGCAATATCAGGTCAACACCGGGCACGGCGCGAACGTGTTCTCGCTCTACGAAGAAACCGTGGCCGGCGCGCGGCCCGCGCTGCTCGTGTTGCTTGGAGCCGTTGCGTTTGTTCTGCTGATCGCCTGCGCAAATGTAGCTAACTTGCTGTTCGCGAGATCAGCCGCGCGGCAAAAGGAAATCGCAATTCGAACGGCGCTGGGCGCGAGGCGCTCGCGCATTATTCGCCAGTTGCTGACGGAAAGCGTACTGCTGGCGATCACCGGGGGGATCATCGGAGTGCTGCTCGCGTTGTGGGGGTTGGACCTTCTGCTCGCAATTGGAGAGAGCAGCATTCCTCGAGTGAAAGAGATCAAGCTTGACGGGTGGGTGCTCGGTTTCAGCATGCTGATTTCAATCGCGACCGGGTTGATCTTTGGACTCGTGCCCGCGCTTCAAGCATCCAAGCCGGACCTGAATGAAGCGTTGAAAGAAGGGAGCCGCGGCGCAAGCGGGAGCATACGCCACAATCGGACCCGCAGTCTGTTCGTCATCGCAGAGGTCGCGATCTGTCTCGTGCTGTTGATCGGCGCGGGATTGATGATCAAGAGCTTCGCGCGGCTGCTCGATGTGACCCCGGGATTCAACCCCGAGAATGTGCTGTCGATGAATCTCGCGCTCTCGGGTTCCCGATACAAGGAAGGCCCCCAGGTCGCCAGTTTCTATCAGCGAGCGCTAGAGCGGCTGTCGTCCTTGCCAGGCGTGCAGTCGGCGGGCGCAACTACCGGGCTGCCGATGGCCGGCGGATTCGGCTCGCGGTACTTCCGAATCGAAGGCCGCCCGCCTCAACCCGCGGGTCAGGGTTTCAACGCAAACGTAAACCTGGCCACACCTGGGTACTTTCAGACTATGAACATTCCGTTTATCGAGGGACGCGATTTCGACGACCGCGACGTGATGAAAGCTCCGGAGACCGTGATCATCAATCAGGACATGGCCCGGCGCTACTGGCCCGACGAAGACCCGATCGGCAAACGCCTCGCTGTCGGCGACGGTCCGTGGCGCACTGTGATCGGAGTCGTTGGCGACGTCAAGCAAGCGGGGTTGGACATCGAGACTCGGCCGGAGATGTTTTGGCCTTACTATCAACTGCCGATTTCGTTCGCGACGTTCGTGGTTCGCACGAGCGGTGATCCCGAAGCGATGACTTCAGCGGTGCGCGGCGCGATGCAAGAGATTGACAGCGACCTTCCGCTTTACGACATCAAGACAGTCAACGAAGTGATATCCGAATCGGTGGCGCCGCGGCGCTTGAACATGCTGCTGCTTGGCGTCTTCGCGGGCCTTGCGCTGGTGCTTGCGGCAGTCGGGCTCTATGGCGTGATCAGTTATTCGGTGTCTCAGCGCACTCGCGAGATCGGCATAAGAATGGCTCTGGGAGCCAGTCACAAGAGCGTGCTCCGGCTGGTAGTCGGTCAAGGAATGATGTTGGCGTTGATCGGCGTGGCGATAGGAGTGATCGCTTCATTCTTCCTGACGAAATTCATGGCGACACTGCTTTTCGGAGTGAGCGCAACCGACCCCCTCACGTTCGTAGCCATCTCGGTCTTGTTGATCGGCGTTTCGATTGTGGCAAGCCTAGTCCCCGCACGTCGAGCGATGAAGGTGGACCCGATGGTTGCGTTGCGATACGAATAG
- a CDS encoding ABC transporter permease, with amino-acid sequence MESILQDIRYSIRSLIKTPGFTAVAVIVLALGIGANTAIFTVVNAVLLRPLPYPGSDQLVMLWETNPRFQIGVDTLPVTHGNFMDWREQNSVFEYVSVLGVGRWNLTGMGDPERVSGASVSPNFFRLMGTEPKLGRAFRDDEEKPGAGKVVVISHALWQRRFAGEPDVIGKAMTLDGESYTVIGVAPEGFQFPRANELPFFVGVSTQTDLWRPMTLGDDFVNKKRANHQLCVMAKLRSGVTREQAQSEMTSIVERLEQSYPDSNQGIGVKVVPLNEQVVGNVRPALWVLMGAVALVLLIACANVANLLLARSSGRQKEIAIRTALGASRGRVVRQLLTEALLLSMTSAVVGTLLSLWGIKAMLSLSRETLPRVYEISVDARVLGFTVAIAVLTSVLFGLTPALQASKINLSESLKEGSRGLAGGQRSNYVRSVLVISEVALSLVLLIGAGLMIKSLASLLKVDPGFKPDSTLTMQISLLGSRYPSAKQQIAFFQDVTHRVETLPGIQSVGLISSAPLSGGVYAGGFSIEGRVATSESDDLVADRRMISPEYFNALGIPLLEGRGFSDRDDQPSPGVVVISESWARRFLPNETPLDKRIKLGGRDSTRPWLSIVGIAADVRDTALESDARPCVYLPYPQFPSSSMTLVVRAAFDPKLLISGIRDEVWAVDKDQPVTDVKTMDQHVADSVSPRRFNAMLLGIFASLALVLASVGIYGVMAYSVTQRTHEIGIRVALGAQSSHVIKLVVGRGMALVLTGVAIGLAGALALTRVMTSLLYGVSATDPMTFAVVSVLLVAVALLASYIPARRAMKVDPTVALRCE; translated from the coding sequence ATGGAGAGCATCCTTCAAGACATTCGTTACAGCATTCGTTCGCTGATCAAGACTCCGGGCTTCACCGCGGTTGCTGTCATCGTGCTCGCGCTGGGCATCGGAGCCAACACCGCAATCTTCACAGTAGTCAACGCAGTTCTGCTTCGGCCGCTTCCCTACCCCGGCTCAGATCAGCTTGTGATGCTGTGGGAAACCAATCCTCGATTCCAGATCGGCGTCGATACGCTTCCCGTCACTCACGGCAACTTCATGGATTGGCGAGAGCAGAACAGTGTCTTTGAATATGTCTCTGTGCTGGGCGTCGGGCGCTGGAATCTGACAGGCATGGGCGACCCGGAACGAGTCAGCGGCGCAAGCGTTTCTCCAAACTTTTTCCGGCTGATGGGAACCGAACCAAAGCTCGGCCGCGCGTTTCGCGACGATGAAGAAAAGCCAGGCGCGGGCAAGGTCGTCGTAATAAGCCACGCGCTGTGGCAACGGCGATTCGCGGGCGAGCCCGATGTGATCGGAAAGGCGATGACTCTCGATGGCGAAAGCTACACCGTGATCGGCGTGGCGCCCGAGGGCTTTCAGTTTCCGCGAGCCAACGAGCTGCCGTTCTTCGTCGGAGTATCAACACAGACCGATCTGTGGCGGCCGATGACTCTCGGAGACGACTTCGTCAATAAGAAGCGCGCTAACCATCAACTCTGCGTGATGGCGAAACTTAGATCCGGCGTGACCCGCGAGCAAGCGCAGTCAGAGATGACTTCGATTGTCGAGCGACTCGAGCAAAGCTATCCCGACAGCAATCAGGGAATCGGCGTAAAAGTCGTGCCGCTCAACGAGCAAGTAGTCGGCAACGTGCGACCGGCGCTGTGGGTGCTGATGGGGGCGGTTGCTCTAGTGTTATTGATCGCCTGTGCGAATGTCGCCAACCTCTTGCTTGCGCGGTCTTCGGGGCGGCAGAAGGAGATCGCCATTCGCACCGCGCTCGGCGCGAGCCGCGGGCGCGTCGTGCGTCAACTGCTGACCGAAGCACTGCTGCTTTCGATGACCAGCGCAGTTGTCGGAACGCTGCTGAGTCTCTGGGGCATCAAGGCGATGTTGTCCCTGAGCCGAGAAACTCTGCCTCGCGTTTATGAAATCAGCGTTGACGCGAGAGTGCTTGGCTTCACTGTCGCGATTGCGGTGTTGACCAGCGTACTCTTCGGACTGACGCCCGCGTTGCAAGCCTCGAAGATCAACCTCAGCGAATCGCTCAAGGAAGGATCTCGCGGGTTGGCGGGCGGTCAGCGCTCGAACTACGTTCGCAGCGTGCTGGTGATTTCAGAAGTCGCGCTGTCGCTGGTGCTGTTGATCGGCGCGGGGTTGATGATCAAGAGCCTCGCGAGTCTGCTCAAGGTCGATCCGGGCTTCAAGCCGGATAGCACGCTGACCATGCAGATCTCGCTGCTCGGCTCGAGGTACCCGAGCGCGAAGCAGCAGATCGCTTTCTTTCAAGATGTGACGCACCGGGTCGAGACTCTTCCCGGAATACAGTCAGTTGGGTTGATCTCATCGGCGCCGTTGAGCGGTGGCGTGTACGCGGGCGGCTTCTCGATCGAAGGCCGGGTGGCGACATCGGAAAGTGACGATCTTGTAGCTGACAGGCGAATGATCAGTCCGGAGTATTTCAACGCGTTGGGCATCCCGCTTCTGGAAGGCCGAGGCTTCTCAGATCGAGACGATCAACCTTCACCGGGAGTCGTAGTCATCAGCGAGAGTTGGGCGCGCCGATTCCTTCCGAATGAAACCCCACTCGACAAGCGCATCAAGCTCGGCGGGCGAGACTCGACGCGGCCGTGGTTGTCGATTGTAGGAATCGCAGCAGACGTCCGCGACACTGCGCTCGAATCAGACGCGAGACCTTGCGTGTACCTGCCTTATCCGCAGTTCCCTTCGTCGAGCATGACTCTCGTTGTGCGGGCGGCGTTCGATCCGAAGCTGCTCATCTCCGGCATCCGCGACGAGGTGTGGGCGGTCGATAAAGACCAGCCGGTGACTGACGTAAAGACGATGGATCAACACGTCGCCGATTCAGTTTCGCCGCGTCGATTCAATGCGATGCTATTAGGGATCTTCGCGAGCCTCGCTCTCGTTCTTGCATCGGTCGGTATCTACGGTGTGATGGCCTACTCGGTCACTCAGCGAACGCACGAGATCGGGATTCGCGTGGCGCTGGGCGCTCAATCGTCGCACGTGATCAAGCTGGTAGTCGGACGCGGTATGGCGCTCGTGCTTACGGGCGTCGCAATCGGACTCGCTGGAGCGCTGGCGTTGACTCGAGTGATGACGAGCTTGCTCTATGGAGTGAGCGCGACCGATCCGATGACGTTCGCCGTTGTGTCAGTGTTGCTGGTAGCGGTCGCGTTGTTGGCGAGCTACATCCCTGCGCGTCGAGCAATGAAGGTCGATCCGACGGTCGCGTTGCGATGCGAGTAA
- a CDS encoding ParA family protein, translated as MSTIVGFISEKGGVGKTTACYHIAIALHRYHSKRVLVVDTDYQRGGITCRFLPELLDDFRSGRMTGITLFDKFQQLYGNTPFSLQVDLRTTSEGPDLLPADPRLSQVTVDKMPASNNIRENNLKLLRHLALIRDVLAPLADDYDYVLVDSHPEISDLLRTVAYACDYCVSPVKLDLQSTIGVPSAQQAINEVNSDIEMISVALGPVEGYSPTRFAGAIGMMAREWGLILKSTERSEYRRLQQLAGGIFENYVTEGDGLRQAAAARCSVYDISGVNAERQASQFRDITKEFLTKCP; from the coding sequence GTGTCTACAATCGTCGGTTTTATTAGTGAAAAAGGTGGCGTAGGAAAGACAACTGCCTGCTACCATATTGCCATCGCCCTACACAGGTACCACAGCAAGCGAGTCCTCGTGGTCGACACCGACTACCAGCGGGGTGGTATCACCTGTCGATTTCTTCCCGAGTTGCTCGACGACTTCCGCTCTGGGCGCATGACCGGAATCACTCTCTTCGACAAGTTCCAACAACTTTATGGCAATACCCCGTTTTCTCTCCAGGTTGATCTTCGTACAACGAGTGAGGGACCTGATCTGCTGCCTGCCGACCCGCGACTGTCGCAAGTGACAGTCGACAAGATGCCCGCGTCCAATAACATTCGCGAAAACAATCTGAAGCTCCTGCGGCACCTTGCTTTGATTCGCGACGTTCTCGCTCCGCTAGCTGACGATTACGACTATGTTCTCGTCGATTCGCATCCAGAGATCTCGGACCTTCTTCGCACGGTGGCGTACGCATGCGATTACTGCGTATCTCCTGTCAAGCTTGATCTTCAATCAACGATCGGCGTTCCGTCCGCCCAGCAGGCGATCAACGAGGTGAATTCTGACATCGAAATGATTTCAGTTGCACTTGGCCCGGTCGAAGGCTATTCCCCAACTCGCTTCGCTGGCGCTATTGGAATGATGGCGAGAGAGTGGGGCCTGATCCTCAAGTCGACCGAACGATCAGAGTATCGCCGTTTGCAGCAGCTCGCTGGCGGCATCTTTGAAAACTACGTCACCGAAGGAGATGGCCTGCGTCAAGCGGCGGCTGCAAGATGCTCGGTGTACGACATCAGTGGGGTCAACGCCGAGCGTCAGGCATCACAATTCCGCGATATCACCAAGGAGTTCCTAACCAAATGTCCGTAG